A single genomic interval of Streptomyces sp. 1222.5 harbors:
- a CDS encoding serine/threonine-protein kinase: MEPLRDEDPKEIGGFALVCRIGAGGMGQVFLGESAAGHQAAVKVIKPSVLDEDTRARFLSEVDSLRTVYGPFVAAFVGADADADQPWLAVEYVPGPDLRTFVTEHGPLPLAETASLGALLAEGLGTVHDAGLLHRDLKPQNILLSRYGPKVIDFGLAVLAERRTTLTATGFVVGSVLCMPPEQARGEHQLDRSADVYALGAVLLFAATGHYPYEGPTWQAVALKIEDPATPPDLTDLPPELGPLVTDMLAPDPGARPALPEVIKRLVRAIHDQGLTALQAKYRLTDLTPEIVVPQLPAPALGPAPGADAPAYTPTAVDPAAVEDDEQAVTAVPAAGQPADIDDEPGGKSGSAGPSIPGETVLGQDGSSSRSRGSAGVRLSTPLQVAERIRAGYAREARF; encoded by the coding sequence GTGGAACCACTGAGGGACGAGGACCCGAAGGAGATCGGGGGCTTCGCCCTCGTCTGCCGGATCGGGGCCGGCGGCATGGGGCAGGTTTTCCTCGGTGAGTCCGCAGCCGGCCACCAGGCCGCCGTGAAGGTCATCAAGCCTTCCGTCCTCGACGAGGACACCCGCGCGCGTTTCCTGTCCGAAGTGGACAGCCTGCGCACGGTGTACGGGCCGTTCGTCGCGGCCTTCGTGGGAGCCGATGCGGACGCTGATCAGCCTTGGCTCGCCGTGGAGTACGTCCCCGGACCGGATCTGCGCACCTTCGTCACCGAGCACGGCCCCCTCCCGCTAGCCGAGACCGCCAGCCTCGGAGCGCTGCTGGCGGAGGGCCTCGGCACCGTGCACGACGCGGGGCTGCTCCACCGTGACCTCAAGCCGCAGAACATCCTGCTGTCCCGGTACGGCCCCAAGGTGATCGACTTCGGTCTCGCCGTGCTCGCCGAGCGCCGCACCACCCTGACGGCGACCGGCTTCGTCGTCGGCAGCGTGCTGTGCATGCCGCCGGAGCAGGCCCGGGGCGAGCACCAGCTGGACCGGTCCGCCGACGTCTACGCGCTGGGCGCGGTGCTGCTGTTCGCCGCGACCGGACACTACCCGTACGAGGGACCCACCTGGCAGGCCGTTGCTCTGAAGATCGAGGACCCGGCGACTCCTCCCGACCTGACGGACTTGCCACCGGAGCTCGGGCCCCTGGTCACAGACATGCTCGCGCCGGACCCCGGCGCCCGGCCCGCTCTGCCCGAGGTCATCAAGCGCCTAGTACGGGCCATCCACGACCAGGGCTTGACCGCTCTCCAGGCCAAGTACCGCCTCACCGACCTCACGCCCGAGATCGTCGTGCCCCAGCTCCCCGCGCCGGCCCTCGGACCCGCACCGGGGGCCGACGCCCCCGCCTACACGCCCACCGCCGTCGACCCGGCGGCGGTGGAGGACGACGAGCAAGCGGTCACGGCGGTACCGGCCGCGGGGCAGCCCGCCGACATCGACGACGAACCCGGCGGGAAATCCGGGAGCGCTGGCCCCTCCATCCCGGGGGAGACCGTCCTCGGGCAGGACGGGAGCTCGTCCCGAAGCCGTGGGAGCGCTGGCGTCCGACTCTCGACCCCCCTCCAGGTCGCTGAGCGGATCCGCGCAGGGTACGCGCGGGAGGCGCGCTTCTGA